A genomic segment from Kyrpidia tusciae DSM 2912 encodes:
- a CDS encoding DedA family protein produces MHLGVQYWISHYGYIGVFFILLIENLGVPFPAETTLVLSGIEWTKGAFAFLPLLVAASLGNIFGSTAAYGIGYFLGRPIVMRIARFVGIKEQKWAKAEGTFAKYRGFVVLFGKFIAGIRVLVPYLAGIERMPFLTFSLFNAISALVWVVAFTTLGRFAGVAWSHYHRVMHQYLVPGLIALAVLVALYVALKRRYRQA; encoded by the coding sequence TTGCACCTGGGCGTCCAATACTGGATCTCCCACTATGGGTACATCGGTGTTTTTTTTATTTTGCTGATCGAAAATCTAGGGGTGCCGTTTCCCGCAGAAACCACGCTGGTGCTGTCGGGCATCGAGTGGACCAAGGGGGCCTTTGCATTCCTGCCTCTCTTGGTTGCGGCCTCCCTGGGCAATATCTTCGGCTCCACCGCCGCCTACGGAATCGGGTATTTTTTAGGGCGTCCCATCGTCATGCGAATCGCGCGATTCGTAGGTATCAAGGAGCAAAAATGGGCGAAGGCCGAGGGGACCTTCGCCAAATATCGGGGCTTTGTGGTGCTGTTTGGGAAGTTCATCGCCGGAATTCGCGTTCTGGTGCCTTATCTCGCGGGAATTGAACGCATGCCCTTTTTGACCTTCAGCCTCTTCAACGCAATCTCGGCCTTGGTGTGGGTGGTCGCCTTCACGACCCTCGGCCGCTTCGCCGGGGTAGCGTGGTCCCACTACCACCGGGTGATGCACCAGTACCTGGTGCCCGGTCTTATCGCCCTGGCCGTCCTTGTTGCCTTGTA
- a CDS encoding prenyltransferase: MSRSLAKIDTSRPSANLTYRSSWLQLSRPMTWTGTIAPVLVGSSLAAGRGPVYPAPFLAMLLAALLVQGATNMLNDYFDVLHGQDREKWAAPGDPGHGRGPAHRTIPTVAGAMFGLAVLLGAWLAVQTGWWVALAGTLGIVVGYFYSAGPRPLSSLGLGEPAAAVFMGPVTTALAFAVQGHRPDGAVLAISLPSALLIASMILSNNIRDIAKDQGFRRTTAIALGRPRALYLLTALLAGSYLWLGAMVAGRLIPWTASWAFLALPLAVRLRHSLRAGAPRSEEMAGMKWAAFHYWAFGLLFAAGLWLGR; this comes from the coding sequence GTGAGTCGATCCCTTGCTAAAATCGATACGAGTCGGCCGTCGGCCAATTTGACCTACCGATCCTCGTGGCTGCAATTGAGCCGGCCCATGACCTGGACGGGAACGATTGCCCCGGTGTTGGTGGGCAGCAGCCTTGCGGCAGGCCGCGGGCCCGTATATCCCGCGCCCTTTTTGGCCATGCTCCTCGCCGCCCTGCTCGTTCAGGGAGCCACCAACATGCTCAACGATTATTTTGACGTCCTGCACGGCCAAGACCGGGAAAAATGGGCCGCCCCCGGCGATCCCGGACACGGCCGGGGTCCCGCTCATCGCACCATTCCCACCGTGGCCGGCGCCATGTTTGGCCTCGCCGTCCTGCTCGGGGCTTGGCTGGCCGTACAAACCGGCTGGTGGGTCGCCCTGGCCGGCACCCTCGGCATCGTTGTGGGATATTTTTATTCCGCCGGTCCCCGCCCTTTGTCCTCCCTGGGCTTGGGCGAGCCGGCGGCCGCCGTGTTCATGGGCCCGGTCACCACCGCTTTGGCCTTTGCGGTGCAAGGGCACCGTCCCGATGGGGCCGTTTTGGCCATCTCCCTGCCCTCGGCCCTGCTCATCGCATCGATGATTCTGTCCAACAACATTCGAGACATCGCCAAAGATCAGGGTTTTCGCCGCACCACGGCCATCGCCCTGGGACGGCCGAGGGCCCTGTACCTGCTCACTGCCCTGCTCGCCGGGTCTTACCTGTGGCTTGGGGCAATGGTGGCCGGCCGGCTGATCCCGTGGACGGCCTCCTGGGCGTTTCTCGCCCTTCCCCTGGCCGTCCGGCTGCGCCACTCTCTGCGGGCCGGAGCCCCGCGGTCCGAGGAGATGGCGGGGATGAAATGGGCGGCCTTTCACTACTGGGCTTTCGGGCTTCTCTTCGCCGCCGGGCTCTGGCTCGGTCGCTGA
- the kapD gene encoding 3'-5' exonuclease KapD, translating into MSEQLLFLDFEFTMPEDRSTPEQFRPEIIELGLVSVIDGEIFDRLSTFVRPMRFPTLTERCKNFLQIRQEDVDAGISFRELVETLQTYVELCPTTPVTWGNADLQVLRENCGHAGLPFPFDRRERDLSLEYKRFFGNRQQTGLWKAIEEYGRTGVGRHHRALDDALTTVEIFRMIEKDKEYLNRRERMTLGDRVDLEDVWKKLNDWQVKTAK; encoded by the coding sequence TTGAGTGAACAGTTGCTCTTTCTGGATTTTGAGTTCACCATGCCGGAAGATCGATCGACGCCCGAACAGTTTCGGCCGGAGATCATCGAGCTGGGTCTGGTCTCGGTGATCGACGGCGAGATCTTTGACCGATTGTCCACTTTCGTGCGCCCCATGCGATTTCCCACCTTGACCGAGAGGTGCAAGAACTTTTTACAGATTCGCCAGGAAGATGTGGACGCGGGGATCTCCTTCCGTGAACTGGTGGAGACTCTGCAGACTTATGTCGAGTTGTGTCCGACCACGCCGGTCACTTGGGGAAACGCCGATCTTCAGGTGTTGCGGGAGAACTGCGGCCATGCCGGGCTTCCCTTTCCTTTCGATCGCCGGGAGCGGGATCTGTCCTTAGAATATAAACGGTTTTTCGGGAATCGCCAGCAGACGGGCCTCTGGAAGGCGATTGAGGAGTACGGGCGAACGGGGGTCGGCCGTCACCACCGAGCCCTGGACGACGCGCTGACCACCGTGGAGATTTTCCGGATGATCGAAAAAGACAAGGAGTATCTGAATCGCCGGGAGCGCATGACCCTCGGGGACCGGGTGGATCTGGAGGACGTGTGGAAAAAACTGAATGACTGGCAGGTCAAAACGGCCAAATGA
- a CDS encoding adenine deaminase C-terminal domain-containing protein, with protein sequence MRIQKFEADRRELIEVARGDRPADLFIRGGTVVNVYSGELLPHHVAIYKDRIAYVGPRKVAVGDETQVVDAAGMFVVPGYIETHSHPWILYNPVSLAERIVPLGTTTVVHDTLFFYLHLGYKGTVELIEALRDLPINQLWLARMVAQAGYPEEGEWFNPAFVRKLLEHEDVIGTAELTRWPMLYQGDPLIVGTIEFAKELGKVSDGHTAGCSFEKLNVLSAGGLSACHEAITAREMLDRLRLGLWTVLRNSSLRPDLQELIEPVVEGQISTQRLLMTTDGPNPSFIEENGFLDGLLRQAVRMGVPPVTALQMVTLNAAQYLKLDDDIGGIAPGRRADVLILPDLENFRPARVVRAGREVARDGRLIAPIPDIAWDLYPSMKPLSVAPELLADPNLYRLEAKDGEKVPVIEFISNVITRRTDAALSTDGEYVAIGDRPDLAYAALVARDGTWVAKGVIRGFGGRIGGLASTYNTTTELLVIGRDSGAMAVAAERVRQMGGGIALAEDGEVKLDIPLPLYGIMSDRPFARVVRDHDRLLAAVQKRGFPFHDILYSLLFLTCDFLPGLRLTPLGLYDVKRAQVVRKRRNLPVRS encoded by the coding sequence GTGCGGATCCAAAAGTTTGAAGCCGATCGACGAGAGTTGATTGAGGTGGCCCGGGGGGATCGGCCGGCCGATCTCTTCATTCGGGGTGGTACGGTGGTCAACGTCTATTCCGGGGAGTTGTTGCCCCACCACGTCGCGATCTACAAAGATCGCATCGCTTATGTCGGGCCCCGGAAGGTCGCCGTAGGGGACGAGACCCAGGTGGTGGATGCGGCGGGGATGTTTGTGGTTCCGGGGTATATCGAGACCCACTCGCACCCCTGGATTTTGTACAACCCCGTGAGCCTGGCAGAGCGGATCGTGCCTCTGGGGACGACCACTGTGGTTCACGATACCCTGTTTTTCTACCTTCATCTGGGCTACAAGGGGACCGTGGAGCTGATCGAGGCGCTGCGGGATCTGCCCATCAATCAACTGTGGCTGGCCCGGATGGTTGCCCAGGCGGGGTATCCGGAAGAAGGGGAGTGGTTTAACCCCGCCTTTGTTCGGAAATTGCTCGAACACGAAGATGTGATCGGAACGGCGGAGCTGACCCGCTGGCCCATGTTGTACCAGGGCGATCCTTTGATCGTGGGCACGATCGAATTTGCAAAAGAATTGGGGAAGGTATCGGATGGTCACACCGCCGGCTGTTCCTTTGAAAAATTAAACGTCTTGTCGGCCGGCGGGCTGAGTGCCTGTCACGAGGCCATCACCGCCCGGGAGATGCTGGACCGATTGCGCTTGGGGCTGTGGACGGTGCTGCGCAACAGTTCACTGCGCCCGGATCTGCAAGAGTTGATCGAACCGGTGGTAGAAGGGCAGATCAGCACCCAGCGGCTCCTAATGACTACAGACGGGCCGAATCCGTCTTTTATTGAAGAGAACGGGTTTCTGGACGGGCTTCTTCGCCAGGCCGTGCGGATGGGCGTGCCACCCGTCACCGCCCTGCAGATGGTGACCCTCAACGCGGCCCAGTACCTGAAGCTCGATGATGACATCGGCGGGATTGCACCCGGGCGCCGGGCGGATGTACTAATTCTCCCCGATCTTGAAAATTTCCGTCCAGCTCGGGTGGTGCGGGCAGGGCGGGAGGTCGCCCGGGATGGCCGGCTGATCGCTCCGATTCCAGATATTGCCTGGGACCTCTACCCCTCGATGAAACCACTGTCCGTCGCGCCGGAGCTACTGGCGGATCCTAATTTGTATCGATTGGAGGCGAAAGACGGGGAAAAGGTGCCGGTGATCGAATTTATCAGTAATGTCATCACCCGGCGCACGGATGCCGCGCTGTCGACAGACGGCGAATACGTGGCGATCGGCGATCGACCGGATCTGGCCTATGCAGCTTTGGTGGCCCGGGATGGGACCTGGGTGGCCAAAGGGGTGATCCGGGGGTTCGGCGGCCGGATCGGGGGGCTCGCCTCCACCTACAACACCACCACCGAGCTTCTCGTCATCGGCAGGGATTCCGGGGCCATGGCTGTTGCGGCGGAGCGGGTGCGGCAGATGGGGGGCGGGATCGCCCTGGCCGAAGACGGGGAAGTCAAGCTGGATATTCCTTTGCCCCTGTACGGAATCATGTCCGACCGGCCCTTTGCCCGGGTGGTGCGGGACCACGACCGGCTTCTGGCGGCGGTCCAAAAGCGGGGATTTCCCTTTCACGATATTTTGTATTCCCTTCTCTTTTTGACCTGTGATTTTCTCCCGGGGCTTCGCCTGACGCCTTTGGGGCTGTACGATGTCAAAAGGGCGCAGGTGGTTCGAAAACGGCGCAATTTGCCGGTGAGGTCCTGA